One Dreissena polymorpha isolate Duluth1 chromosome 9, UMN_Dpol_1.0, whole genome shotgun sequence genomic window carries:
- the LOC127846229 gene encoding apoptotic chromatin condensation inducer in the nucleus-like has product MLQELIPEISPSLKLSADPILEDEMDYEDDTDHEDPALSQHKEETDTRAVHIQRTVTQSDIEAALVFAFDKSMVCFVLARMWAGRQVMMTRQVMTTVMGTVIKMMKLRMRLKLRVRLPGASLRRERHRRGVEKAAKGTEEQEEGPTGDNEKDAAIEEERMETEAARLVKVVESASKKKVKQTDLPANTSPTKKTKKDKKDRNKEIKVIRRLESGAATLITADEPERPARSPSPARNPVTKIVHIRNLVRPFTLHQLKELLGRYGTLIEEDFWIDKIKSHCFASYATVEEAENTRRALHNTRWPQSNPKTLTADFAAQDQLDSYRGVTKPKPAAPAVGKLKEGGQEAPKERPSVRETHPGARDGREKEMEARRREREQRIKEQEEREKKSGPVREWDRDKKSREDWDRTLQKSRSRSRDNVRSPSPRARKADRDKGQSAEKINRRDVKKDKKEDEPPAKLLDDLFKKTKTAPCIYWLPLTELQVQAREKQGILKPKLRQRSVAGDLHSPIRDGGEIVEGPSKGQGSEEREKARARNPMPDSRRPEHSLERRQGGSPSNRRLRESSPLESSRRRDSSPMESARRRDSSPIESSRRKDSSPVDSRRQRR; this is encoded by the exons ATGTTACAGGAGTTGATCCCCGAGATCAGCCCCTCCCTGAAGCTGTCAGCAGACCCTATACTAGAAGATGAGATGGACTATGAGGATGACACCGACCACGAGGACCCTGCCCTGTCCCAGCACAAAGAGGAGACCGACACACGGGCTGTACACATACAGAGGACTGTCACACAG TCAGATATAGAAGCTGCTTTAGTATTTGCATTCGACAAATCAATGGTTTGTTTTGTTCTGGCCAGGATGTGGGCCGGAAGGCAAGTGATGATGACAAGACAAGTGATGACGACAGTGATGGGGACAGTGATAAAGATGATGAAGCTAAGAATGAGGTTGAAGTTGAGAGTGAGGCTGCCAGGAGCAAGTCTGAGGAGAGAGAGGCACAGGAGGGGGGTAGAGAAGGCTGCCAAGGGGACTGAGGAGCAGGAGGAGGGGCCCACAGGGGACAACGAGAAG GATGCAGCAATAGAGGAGGAGCGTATGGAGACAGAGGCAGCAAGACTGGTGAAGGTGGTGGAATCTGCCAGTAAGAAGAAGGTTAAACAGACAGACCTGCCTGCAAACACCAGTCCtacaaagaaaacaaagaaaGACAAGAAAGATAGAAACA AGGAGATCAAGGTGATCCGCCGTCTGGAGTCTGGAGCGGCGACACTGATCACTGCCGATGAGCCAGAGAGACCTGCGCGAAGCCCCTCCCCTGCGCGCAACCCTGTCACCAAGATAGTGCACATCCGCAATCTTGTGAGACCCTTCACCCTTCACCAGCTGAAAGAACTGCTGGGCAGATATGGGACACTGATAGAAGAGGACTTTTGGATTGACAAGATCAAGTCTCACTGCTTTGCTAGT TATGCCACAGTGGAGGAGGCTGAGAACACTAGGAGAGCCCTGCATAACACACGTTGGCCTCAGTCCAACCCCAAAACACTGACGGCAGACTTTGCAGCACAAGACCAG CTGGATTCCTACAGAGGCGTGACGAAGCCCAAGCCTGCAGCACCAGCAGTAGGGAAGCTCAAAGAGGGTGGCCAGGAAGCCCCTAAAGAGAGGCCTAGTGTACGGGAGACCCACCCGGGGGCTAGAGACGGCAGGGAGAAGGAAATGGAGGCCCGCAGGAGGGAGCGAGAACAGAGGATAAAA GAGCAGGAGGAGCGCGAGAAGAAGTCAGGTCCGGTGAGGGAGTGGGACAGAGATAAGAAGTCCCGTGAGGACTGGGACCGCACCCTGCAGAAgtccaggtcaaggtcacgtgaCAATGTGAGGTCCCCATCACCACGGGCTCGCAAGGCTGACAGAGACAAGGGCCAGTCTGCAGAGAAGATCAACAGAAGAGATGTCAAGAAAG ACAAGAAAGAGGATGAGCCGCCAGCCAAGCTGCTGGATGATCTGTTCAAGAAGACCAAGACCGCCCCCTGTATCTACTGGCTGCCTCTCACTGAGCTACAG GTGCAGGCACGGGAGAAGCAGGGAATTTTGAAGCCTAAGCTGAGACAGAGGTCGGTGGCTGGTGACCTTCATAGCCCCATCAGGGACGGAGGAGAGATAGTAGAGGGGCCATCCAAGGGGCAGGGTTCAGAG GAACGTGAGAAAGCAAGGGCCAGAAACCCTATGCCAGATAGTCGGAGACCTGAACATTCTTTGGAACGTCGACAGGGAGGCAGTCCTAGTAACCGTCGGCTTAGGGAAAGTAGTCCGTTAGAATCCAGCCGGAGGCGCGACAGCAGTCCGATGGAATCCGCCAGGCGTAGGGACAGTAGTCCAATAGAGTCGAGCCGGCGAAAGGATAGCAGCCCAGTGGATTCAAGGAGACAGAGGCGTTAA
- the LOC127843986 gene encoding probable E3 ubiquitin-protein ligase MID2 — translation MEDELTCPVCLELYADPLLLPCSHSICKKCLHEIIDNRCKKGKEGLDCPSCRKSLAITKSKVSKLPRNLALENVVFRYQEIQSQNLARNLNSCELPQDVTSPVSLCTSPVFLAEEQGSVREGGESLEHCGLCEDQSVSPAAWYCEQCCVAYCDLCLETFHPHRGSLMLHKLRRPVKDESTERGTLCVDHEKEVCSIYCDQCHILVCHLCVCEGIGKHSQHKILSLDTALEKTKVLLSSTEDKLHSVLATLTEQTSKLEENVKEIEGMHSEACKKIDQQYQRCLDDITACLAQHRQQTLDKLCTAKSVVLEQHQNHIADHSRQLEDTAALLATCGSMLATDQGRELLSRAGELPGIVGKQESTADRLQSLKQAYQDLLYDRSIHQDLKQSVVDFHTSTLDCLKALLVDDVSECQNMIPVIKTSASPGSDAVTTSSKCLTTWGFNSSTFTAEPLTRSAVWSVTVEKNTSQFGDHRAGYIFGVGISCEKVPVKEQVGMNSYSSGIICSSGNIMFSHNGKMEQLMPLDNLPLSVTVHCKVNQSKGVLLSYTITDATWGDSLHGKKILCEKFIGKPIFPVFTVSQRVKMQFPTYV, via the exons GCTTGGACTGTCCATCCTGTAGAAAATCACTGGCCATCACAAAATCAAAAGTTTCCAAACTTCCTAGAAATCTTGCCTTGGAAAACGTCGTCTTTCGCTACCAGGAAATACAGAGCCAAAATCTTGCACGGAATCTGAACAGTTGTGAGTTACCACAGGATGTGACTTCACCTGTAAGTCTGTGCACCAGTCCAGTGTTTCTGGCTGAGGAGCAGGGCAGTGTGAGGGAGGGTGGGGAGAGCCTGGAGCATTGTGGCCTGTGTGAGGACCAGTCTGTGAGTCCCGCTGCCTGGTACTGTGAGCAGTGCTGTGTGGCCTACTGTGACCTGTGTCTGGAGACATTCCACCCGCACAGGGGGTCACTGATGCTTCATAAACTCAGGAGACCAGTGAAGGATGAGTCCACAGAGCGGGGCACACTCTGTGTGGACCATGAGAAGGAAGTGTGCTCCATCTACTGTGACCAGTGTCACATCCTTGTGTGTCACCTCTGTGTCTGTGAAGGCATTGGCAAACATTCACAGCACAAGATCCTCTCTTTGGATACTGCTCTTGAAAAGACAAAA GTGTTGTTGTCAAGCACTGAGGACAAACTGCACTCTGTGCTGGCCACACTGACAGAGCAGACCAGCAAACTAGAAGAAAATGTCAAGGAAATTGAG GGGATGCACAGCGAGGCATGTAAGAAGATAGATCAGCAGTATCAGCGCTGTCTGGATGACATCACAGCCTGCCTGGCACAACACCGCCAACAGACACTGGACAAACTCTGCACAGCTAAGTCTGTAGTCTTGGAGCAGCATCAGAACCAT ATTGCTGACCACAGCCGTCAGTTGGAGGATACTGCGGCCCTGCTGGCTACCTGTGGGTCAATGCTGGCCACGGACCAGGGTAGGGAGCTGCTCAGTAGAGCTGGGGAACTGCCGGGCATTGTGGGCAAGCAGGAGTCCACTGCAGACAG ACTACAGTCCCTGAAGCAGGCGTACCAGGACCTGCTGTATGACCGGTCCATTCATCAAGACCTCAAGCAGTCCGTGGTAGACTTCCATACATCTACACTGGACTGCCTCAAGGCACTGCTAG TGGATGACGTGAGCGAGTGTCAGAACATGATTCCTGTGATCAAGACGTCTGCATCGCCAGGCAGTGATGCAGTGACAACCAGCAGCAAGTGTCTAACCACCTGGGGGTTCAACTCCTCCACATTTACAGCCGAGCCTCTCACCAGGAGCGCCGTCTGGTCAGTCACCGTGGAGAAAAACACCAGCCAGTTTGGGGATCACAGGGCAGGGTACATATTTGGTGTCGGAATATCCTGTGAAAAAGTGCCTGTCAAAGAACAGGTTGGAATGAACTCTTACTCCAGTGGAATCATTTGTTCTTCGGGAAATATTATGTTTTCTCATAATGGCAAAATGGAACAGTTAATGCCATTGGATAACTTGCCCCTCTCTGTCACAGTTCATTGCAAGGTGAACCAATCAAAAGGCGTTTTACTGTCATATACTATTACTGATGCAACTTGGGGCGACTCCTTACATGGGAAAAAGATTTTGTGTGAGAAATTTATAGGTAAGCCCATCTTTCCAGTATTCACTGTTAGCCAGAGGGTTAAAATGCAGTTTCCAACGTATGTTTAA